CCGCTGCCTTGCTCCAGGCACTGCACGACGCCTTGCAGCGCGTTCATCGCCATCCAGGGGCAGTGGGCGCAGCTCTTGCACGTGGCGCTGTTGCCGGCAGTGGGGGCTTCGATCAGCGTCTTGGTGGGTGCGAGCTGGCGGATGCGATGAAGCAGCCCGTTGTCCGTGGCGATGATGAAGGTCTGCGCGTCGCTCTTGAGCACGGCCTGCAGGATCTGCGAGGTCGAGCCGACGACGTCGGCCTGCTCGACCACGCTCTTCGGCGACTCCGGATGCACCAGCACCTTGGCGCCGGGATGCTGCGCCTTCAGCAGGTCGAGCTCGAGGCCCTTGAATTCGTCGTGCACGATGCAGGCGCCGTTCCACATCAGCATGTCGGCGCCGGTCTCGTCCTGGATGTAGCGGCCGAGGTGCCGATCAGGCGCCCACAGCACCTTCTGTCCCTGCGCGTCGAGGTGCCGCACGATGGCCAGCGCGCAGGAGCTGGTCACCATCCAGTCGGCACGAGCCTTCACGGCGGCGCTGGTGTTGGCGTAGACGACGACGCTGCGGTCGGGATGGGCATCGCAGAATCGTGCGAAGTCCTCGGGCGGGCAGCCGAGGTCGAGCGAGCACGTCGCTTCGAGGTCCGGCATCAGCACTCGCTTCTCGGGACTGAGGATCTTTGCCGTCTCGCCCATGAAGCGGACGCCCGCGACGACCAGTGTCCGGCTCGCATGATCGCGGCCGAAGCGTGCCATCTCGAGCGAATCGGCAACGCAGCCGCCGGTTTCCAGTGCGAGGTCCTGCAGATCGCCGTCGACGTAGTAGTGGGCGACCAGCACGGCGTCGCGCTGCTTCAGAAGCTTGGCGGCGCGCTGTTTCCACTCGATGCGTTGCGCGGGGTTCAGCGGCTCGGGAACCTTGGCCCAGGCGTGCGCGGTGCAGCTGGCGCCGGAAGCGTCCTGGCGGGTGTAGTCGAAGAGGACTTGGCTCATGGAGCCGGGAATGGTAGCCCGGTTCGGCGCCGGGGAAGGGCGGATCGAATCGCCCTTTCCCAGGCGCGGTCGCGCTCTACAGCAGGCCCTTTTCCACTTCCATCAGCTTGTAGCGGGCCAGCGCGAGGTTGGCACGCTGCTTGTCGAGCAGGGCCATCAGGAACAGATCGGGATGCCGGGTGACGGTGCGCAGCACATGCTGGCGCTGTGCCGCGCTGACCATCACCTCGTCGATCTGGTCGGGCAGGCCCATGTTGCGGGCGGCCAGGCGATGGGCGCGAAGCACCTGGGCGCTGGCCGCGGCCGAGAGGTCGAGGTCGGCGGGCTGGTCCTCGCGGTTCTCGCGCGCCAGCACCAGACCGGTCGTGGCATCGACCACTGCGCAGCCGAGCAGGCCCTCGATGGCCAGCATCTCGGCCAGCGCCTCGCGTGCGCGAGCCGGGTCCAGCGCATGGTGGCTCACCCGCATGACGGGCTTGCCCGGACGGAGCCCCGGCGTGATGGAGGCCCGCAGCGCCGGGGGCGGCTCGCCGGCCGCGGCGTGCAGGTCGGCGACCTTGATGGGGTAGTCGGTCGCGCCCATGGAGGTCTCGGGCGGCTCCCAGGACGGCTGCGTTTTCACGTGGTTCCACATGCCGAGCATGGCGTTCCACACCGAGGACGCGCTGGTCATCGATTCGTTGAGCACATGCACGTGCAGGCGCTGCGGCCAGCTCACGGCGCTGATCTTGTTGGCGATCCACACCGCATTGGGCGGGAGCATGAACAGCAGGTTGGGGCAGCGCCAGGTGGGCAGGGCGGTGTATTCGAGCAGCGAGATGAGCAGCGCATCGATGGCGTGGGGCTGCATGGGCCCGATGATCACCGTCGTCATGTGGCTGCGTTCCATCAGCGCGACCGGGATCTCGGCGTTGTCGCGCCCAGGGGCGCGAACGTCGGCGTGGTAGATCTTCAGCGTGTCCTCGTGGCGCCGCACGAGGGTGGTGCGCTCGATGGTGGCGAGGGTGCGCAAGGTGGTCTGCTCACGCAGGTGCAGCCGCTCGATGGGACGGCCGCCGGCATCGGACAGCGCCTTGATCACCGCCGACGCCCAGATGCCGACCGGGTCGAGCAGGGTGATCAGCCGGCTCGCGGTTTCGAGGTCGGCGCGGGTGGTGGCGAAGTGCTCGCGTATCGCCTGCGCCGGCGAGCCACTGACGACCAGGTCGTGCTGGTGCCGGTCGACCATCTGGCCGCGTTCGTTGACCTCGGTGGCCATGCTTTCCAGGATGGCAGTGGCCGCGAAGCCCTGGTCGGGCGGCTCGGAATCGGAACGCGGCTTCCTGGGGCTCGGCGGGCCGAGATCTCCAAACAGCGAGGTGAGCATGCGGTCTCCCACGGGTCTTTCAGCGGCCCGCGGCGGCAGGCCATTGCAGTCTAGATCAGCGTGGCCAGCCGGGAATACCCGGACGTGCAACCGGTCGTTGCAGCCCTCTGAACGGCGGTATGTGGAGCCTTTCCGGGGCAAGCCCGGCTCAGCCGAAGAACCGGCTCGGCGGCGCGCCGACGGACCGCCGCACCATGGCGCTGAAAGCGCTGGGGCTGGCGTACCCGAGTTCGGCGGCGATGGTGGCCATCGGCAGCTTGCGCGCCGCCAACGCGAGGGCCCGTGCCAGCAGCACCTGCTGCCGCCATTGCAGGAAGGTGGTGCCGAGCTGCTGGCGGAACAGGCGCGCGACGGTGCGCGTGCTGGCGCCGGAGTCGCGCGCCCAGCCGTCCAGCGTCGCGTGCCGCGTGGGGTCGTCCAGCACCGCTTCACACAGCATGCGAAGCCGCTTGTCGGCCGGCAGGTCGACGCCCAGGCGCACCGGGCGGGCGCGCCGCAGCTCGTCGAGCACCAGTGCGCCCAGGCGCCGCTCGCGCTCCAGCTCGTCGGCGACCAGCGCGGCGGCGCCATCGGCACGGATGTCCATCGCCATCGCGAGTGCCCGCAGCAGGTCCGACACCTCCAGCACCCGGCATTGCTTCCAGGCGGGCGGCGGCGCCGGATCGTCGTGCAGGTACAGCGTGCGCAGATCCGCGTCTTCGATCACCGTCACGGCATGCTCGACACCCGGCGGAATCCACAGCGCCCGCGACGGCGGAACCAGGTAGGTGCCGTGCTCGACGGTGAGCCGCACTACGCCGGTGGCCGAGATCGCCAGCTGACCCCAGGGATGGCAGTGCGGCACGACCCGGGTGTCGGTGCGCAGCCGATGCTCCTTGGCGCGAACCGGCCGCCGCGCGGTGGGTCGGTACAGGTGCGGTGTCAGCGGGCCGATCGGCGTCGGGGCCAGGAGGGTCTTCATTGGCGCGATCTCGACAGAACTTGTCGACCTATCGTAATCGCGCCGCCCGAGCCCTGCCTACCATCGGGAGATGAATTCGACCTCCCTGCCGGCCCCTGGGATGCGCCAGGACGCCGCCGTCATCGGTCTCGTCGGCCTCGCGCACGGGATCAGCCACTTCAGCCAACTCCTGCTCGCCCCCTTGTTCCCGTGGCTGAAAGAGGCCTTCGGGGTGAGCTACGCCGAGCTGGGATTGCTGATGACGATCTTCTTCGTCGTCTCGTGTGCGGTGCAGGCGCTGTCCGGCTTCGTCGTCGACCGATTCGGGCCGCGGCCCATCCTTTTCGGGGGGCTCGGGCTGCTCGCAGCGGCCGCCTTCGGCTTCGCCGCCAGCACCCACTACGCGATGCTGGCGCTGTTTTCGGTGGTGGCCGGCGTGGGCAACGGGGTGTTCCACCCGGTCGACTACACGCTGCTGAACCGCAAGGTCCACCCTTCGCGGCTGGGTCACGCCTTCAGCGTGCATGGCATCACCGGCAGCCTCGGCTGGGCGCTGGCGCCGGCAATGCTGGTGCCGCTGACCCTCGCCTTCTCGTGGCGCGTGGCGCTGTCCTGCGCCGGGGTGGTGATCCTGGCCGTGCTGGCGCTGCTGTGGATGCAGCGGGCGCCGCTGGCGCTGGAGATGGCGCCGGCCCGCAAGGCCGGGGCGCACGGGAGCGTCGAAGGCCGCTTCGACTTTCTCGGCATCCCGGCCGTCTGGATGTGCTTCGCCTTCTTCCTGTTCTACGCCATGGCGCTGAGCGGCGTGCAGGCCTTTGCCCCGGAGGCGGCGCGGCTGCTGCACGACGTGCCGACGCAGGTCGCCGCGGTGTGCCTCACGGTGTACATGGTCTGCGCGGCCGGCGGGATGGTCGTCGGCGGCTTCCTCGCCTCCGACCCGGCGCGCTGCGAGCGCATCGTCGGCGCGGGATTCGGGGCGGCGGCGCTGGTCGCGCTGCTGCTCGGGTTTGCGGCGGTGCCGGCGGCCATGGTGCCGGTGCTGTTCGGGGCGATGGGCTTCGGCGCGGGCATCGCCGGGCCTTCGCGCGATCTGCTGGTCAAGCGATCCTCACCCGACGGCGCGACCGGACGGGTGTACGGCATCGTCTACTCGGGTCTGGACATCGGGCAGGCGGTCGCGCCGCTGCTGTTCGGCACGCTGATGGACCTGCATCGGCCGGCCGAGGTGTGGCTGGGCATCGCCGTGGTCCAGGCGGTGCTCGTGGTGAGCGCCTTCAACGTGCGGCGAGCGCGACGAACCGTCATCGCGTCCGTCCATCCCTAGCTTCCTCCCCCAACATGCGGGGGAGAGAAGCAATCCCATGGGCCTGAAATGGCTTGAAGATCGCACGTCTGCAGCCCGCCGACCGGCAAGGAATGGCCCGCACGAGCGAGGCAGGGCGCAGGGAGGATCAGTCGATGTTGTTGCTCTGGAAACACTTGGTCGGTGTATTCGTCGCGGCGCGGCATGCCGACGGATGGCTCGACGCCTGCGTTCGCTTCATCGGCGCGGCACGCGCCGTGTTCACGTACCGCAAGCACCGAGAGCTGCTGGCCCTCGAAATCGTCGACAAGTACGTCAGCGACGACGGCCAGGGCGATGCGCTGTTCCACATCAGCCACCGGCACTACCTGTCCACCGAGTTGAGCTTTCGCGAGCGCATCGACTGCGCCCTGACGCACTACCGCTACGAGGGTCAGAGCTACACCGCCGCCTACAAGGAGGCGGTGTATCACCACCAGGGCCTCACGCTGTGGTCGCGCCGTGTCGATAGCCGGCGCTATGCGCTGGTGCTGCGGGCGACCACCGACCTGCGCCACGAGGGAGGCATCAGCGTCGTGCTGCTTGCCGACGGCCACTGCCTCAACGAGATGTCCTTCGCCTGGGTTCCGGGCGAGCTGCTCGGCCTGGACCGCGACGTGGTGCCGTTCATCACCCGCAACCAGTCGGCGCACCACGACACGGCGCCCGTCGTGCAGTTCCGCCAGGACTTCCCGCAGAACTCGCCGTCCTACTTCTGCCTCGCGGCCATGCACGGCATCGCCGAGGCGAACGGCAAGCCGCACCTCGCGGGCATCCGGCACGACTGCCAGATTGCGTTCGACGAGCGCTACGCGTCCAGCTTTCGCAGCTCCTACTGCGACTTCTGGAAGTCGTTCGGCGGCGTGGAACAGTGTCGCCAGGCCTATCTGATGCCCGTGCCGCTGGTGCCGCCGCCGCTGTCCAGCGTCAAGGCCAAGCACCGCGGACGCGCCATCGAGCGGCGCCGCCATTGGTCGGAGATCTCCTCCGGCGCCGCCGCCATCGCCGCGCTGTACGTGCGGGACAGAAAGAACCGCAACGCGGGTGCCGGCGCGCACGTTCTGCACCACCTCATGCCGCACCTGTCGACGCTGATGTCGCTCGCGATGGTGTTCTGATCACACCGCACAGCGGTGGCGCTCGATGCAGGTGGCGAGCACCTCGCCGCCGTCGCGCTTCCACCAGTTCTCGCTCGAGAAGATCTCGACCTCGCTGTAGCCCGCGAACCCTGCGTCCTCGACCCAGCCGCGTATGCGCGGGATGTCGATGACGCCATCGCCCATCATCCCGCGGTCGTTCAGAAGGTCGCGGGTCGGCACCAGCCAGTCGCAGACGTGAAAGGCCAGCAGGCGCTCGCGACCGGCGCGGGCGATCTGCTGCTGCAGCTTGGGATCCCACCACACGTGGTACAGGTCCACGGCGACGCCCAGCGCACCGCTGCGTGAAGGATCGAGCGCATCGCACAGATCGAGGGCCTGCTCCAGCGTGTTGACGCACGCGCGGTCGGCGGCGTACATCGGATGCAGCGGCTCGATGGCCAGCGGCATGCCGACGTCTTGCGCGTATGCCAGCGTGGCGGCGATGCCGTCGCGCACCTCCTGGCGAGCGGCGGCAATGTCCTTGTGCTCGGGCCGCCCGGCGAGGGCGCCGGGCAGACCGCCGACGACCAGCACGAGACAAGGCGCGTCCAGCGTCTTCGCCTCGTCGACCGCGCGGCGGTTGTCCTCCAGCGCGAGCTGCCGGGCTTCGCGGGTCGATGCCGGAAACATGCCGCCGCGGCAATAGCCTGACAGCGCCAGGCCGAGGTCGCGGATCTGCCGCGCGACGGCTTGCAGACCGACCGCGGCCACCTGGTCGCGCCACGGCGAGATGGCGCGGATGCCGCGGCGCGCGCATTCGTCGACGATGCGGTCCAGCGGCCACTGTGCCCGCACGGTCGCCGTGTTGATGGAGAGCCAGCGATGGTCAGCGGAGAAGTCGCGCATCAGGATTCGATGCCGTGCAAGGCCAGCAGCGTCTTCATGCGCCGGGCCGCGAGCTCCGGCTGCTCGATGAGGCCGGCCGCGTCGGCCAGCCGGAGCAGCTCGGCAAAGTGGATCAGCGAGCGTGCGCTCTGCTGCCCGCCGACCATCAGGAAGTGGTCCTGGTGGCCGTTGAGCCAGGCCATGAACACGACCCCGGTCTTGTAGAAGCGCGTGGGTGCTCGAAAGACGTGACGCGACAGCGGCACCGTCGGCGCGAGGATCTCGTGGAAGCCGGCCTTGTCGCCCGATGCCAGCGCGGCGAGCGCAGCGCTCGCCGCCGGGGCGATCGCGTCGAAGATGCCGAGCAGCGCGTCGCTGTGCTGTTGCGTCGGCGCGGCGCCGACGCCGTCGCCGGCGATCAGCTCGGCATAGTTGAAGTCGTCGCCGGTGTACATGCGCACGCCGGGCGGGAGCCGGCGGCGCATCGCGATTTCCTTGTCCTTGTCGAGCAGCGAAATCTTGATGCCGTCCACCTTGTCGGCATGCGCCGCGATGACGGCGAGCGCCGTCTCCATCGCGGCATCGGCTTCGGCGTGGCCCCAGTAGCCGCGCAACGCCGGGTCGAACATGTCGCCCAGCCAATGCAGGATGACCGGCTCGCGCGCCTGGCGCAGCACGCGGTCGTAGACGCGCTCGTAGTCGTGCGGGCCGCTTGCGGCTCGCGCCAGCGCCCGGCTGGCCATCAGGATGAGCCGGCCGCCGAGGCGCTCGATCGCGGCCATCTGCTCTTCGTATGCGCGGATCACGTCGTCGACGCTGTGCACTGTCTCGGGCGCGAGGTGGTCGGTGCCGCAGCCCGATGCGATGCGAGCGCCCGGCATGTCGCGCGCCGCGTCCAGCGAGCGGCGGATCAGCTCCAGCGATGTCGGCCAGTCGAGACCCATGCCGCGTTGCGCCGTGTCCATCGCTTCGGCGACGCCCAGGCCCATGGACCACAGGCGCCGCCGGTAGGCGATGGTCGTGTCCCAGTCGATCGTGCAATCGAGCCACGGATCGTTGGCTGCGCGTGGGTCGGCCACGACATGCGCGGCCGAATAGGCGATGCGGTTGAAGCGCGGCTTCGCCGGTGCGGTCCACGGCGCGCGGCCGCTGAGCGTGTACGGCTGCAACCGCCCGTCGGCCTGGGGCATTTGCAGGACGAGGCTCATAGCGAAAGCTCCGGCACGTCGATCCAGCGCCTTTCCTTCCAGCTTTGCAGCGCCGCTTCCACCAGCTGCACGCCCTTCGCGCCTTCGGGCAGCGTCCAGCGGTAGGGCGCATCCTCGACCACGTGGCGGATGAAGTGCTCCCACTGCAGCTTGAAGCCGTTGTCGTAGACCTGCGTGTCGGGCACCTCCTGCCACTGCTCGAAGAACGGCAGGGTCTGCTCGACGTCGGGGTTCCACACCGGCTTGGGCGTGTTCACGCGCGACTGGCTGCGGCACTCGGTGAGCCCGGCCACCGCCGAACCGTGGGTGCCGTCGACGTGGAAGGTGACCAGGTCGTCGCGCCGCACGCGGGTGCACCAGGAGCTGTTGACCTGCGCGATCACGTCCTCTCCGCCGTGGCCTTGCAGCTGGAAGGTCGCGTAGGCCGCATCGTCGGCCGTCGCCTTGTACGGCTGGCCCGACTCGTCCCAGCGCTGCGCGATGTGGGTGGCGCCTATGCACGACACCGACTTCACCTCGCCGAACAGGTTGTCCAGCACATAGCGCCAGTGACACAGCATGTCGAGGATGATGCCGCCGCCGTCCTCGGCGCGGTAATTCCAAGACGGCCGCTGGATGGGCTGCAGGTCGCCTTCGAACACCCAGTAGCCGAACTCGATGCGCACCGCCAGCAGACGACCGAAGAAGCCGGCGCGGCGCAGCATGTCGAGCTTGCGCAGTCCCGGCAGGAACAGCTTGTCCTGCACCGCCCCGTGCTTGACGCCCGCCTGCCGGGCGAGTCGGCACACTTCCACCGCCTCGTTGAGGTTGGTGGCGATCGGCTTCTCGCAGTACACATGCTTGCCGGCCCGGATCGCCTGGGCGAGCAGGGTGGGACGCATCTGCGTGGTGCCGGCGTCGAAGAACACCGTGTCGCTTCGATTCGCGAGGGCGGCGTCGAGGTTGGTGCCCCAGCGCGCGATGCCGTGCTCCCGCGCCAGCGCTTCGATCTTCTCGGCATTGCGGCCGATGAGAATGGGGTCGGGCATGACGCGGTCGCCGTTGGCGAGCGGGACGCCGCCTTTCTGCCGGATCGCCACGATGGAGCGGATCAGGTGCTGGTTCATGCCCATGCGGCCTGTCACGCCGTGCATGATGATTCCGAGGGACTGGGTCGGCATGGAGGGCTCTCTTCAAAGGATGGGCTGCAGACTGCTCCACGATGGCGCAGCGGCGCTCGCGAAGCCGGGAACGTGCAGGGAGCGGAGATCGAGCAGGCCGTCGCGCACCGCAAGGCGGGGACGCGCGCCGCTGTCGTCGTAGAAGCCCGGATGGGCTTGCGCGAAGGCCTGGGCCTCGGGCGTCGGCGCGATGCCGAAGCCGTCGACGTAGTGATGGCCGTTGCGCTCGATGTGCGCGATGCCGAGGCTGGCGGCCAGCAGCGTGTCCTGCTGCACCGCGAGACCGGCCTGGCAGGTGAGGTCCTCGCCGGACAGCACCAGCCTCTGCGGCTCGCGGGCGACGCGCACCGCATTGCGCAGCGAGCGATACAGGCCCTTGCAGGCCTTGCTCGAGATGCCGCGGTAGCCGAGCGCCAGGCCCTCGTCGAAGCTGTCGTCGTGGTCGTCCGATTCGTCCAGGATCACGGGCACCGCGATGTCGAGCGCGGCGATCGATTCGCGCAGCGCGATGTGACGCGGCAGCGGCTGCTCCAGCAGGAGGATGCGGTGCATCAGCCCGCGCAGGCCCGGCTCGGCCCGCAGCGCCCGCCAGAAGGCGCCGAGCGACCCGGCATCGGCGAAGGTTTCGTTGCCGTCCAGCGTGACGCGGTAGTCGCCGGCCTGCGCGTCGAGCAGGCGCGCGATGCGGGTGAGGCGATCGATGTCGGCATCGAGGCGCCCGGCGAGCTTGAGCTTGAAATGGCGCAGGCCGTAGCGCGCGATGGCCGCTTCCAGCGTGGCGGGCAGGCCATCGTGCGGATCCGCGCCGGGGTCGGCGTCGACCAGCCGGTCGGCCAGGCCCACGGTGTGGCGCACCGCGACCTGCGCCGGCTCGTGCAGGCGCAGCCGCGGCGAATGCGGATCGCCCAGCACGCCGGCCTGCACGCCGCGGCTCCAGGGCAGGTCGGCGGCGCGCAGGGCCGCATCGGCCACCGCCTTGTCGAGCACTGCCTGCCCGAACTGCGCGGCGAGCCGCGGCAGGCCGAGCGCCACGCCGCGGCTGACCGCCGCTTCGCCGAGCTGGCGCGACAGCGCCCAAGGCGTGAGCGCGTCGCCCGCGCTGCCATAGGCTTCGGCGGCCAGCCGCAGCGCTTCGCGCAGCTGCTCGAAGTTCTGCTCCTGCGTCAGCGACGGCGACTTGTCGAACCACTTGGGCACCATGAGTTCGGCGCTGGCGCCGACCACGGTGCGGCCGCCGACGACTGCCTCGACGCGAACGAACGCCTGCGGGCAGCGTGTGACGGTGGCAGCGCCGAAACGGAACGGCAGGCGCAAGGTCACGGGCCGCTCGAAGAGGGCCACGTGGCGCAGCTTCAGCTCGACGGCGGTCATCTCACGCTCCCCAAGGCCTGCATCACGCCGCGCACGAAGCCGCCGCTGAAGGCGGCGCAGCCGATCGCGTCGGGGTGATAGTCGAAGGCCTCGACGGCCATCCAGCCGCGGTAGTCGAGCTCGCGCAGCGCCTGCAGGATCGGCACGATGGGCGTGTCGCCCTGGCCGGGTCCCCGGCGGTTGTGGTCGTTGAGCTGCACGTGCGCGATGTGGCCGCTGGGAAGGTAGCGGCGCAGCAGCGCGGGTGCGTCGTCGTCTTCTGCGTGCGAAGCGGCGCTGACGTCGAGCATGGTGCGCAGCGCCGGCGAATCGATGCGGTCGACCAGGGCGACCGCCTGCGCCAGCGTGTTGATCACCGGCGTCTCGAACGGCCCGAGCGGCTCGATGCAGTAGACGACGCCCGCCGCGCCGGCGTGCGGCGCGAGCTCGGCAAGACCGGCCTCCACCCGTGCGAGCGCGTCGTCGATGCTCTGGCCGGGTCCCGGGGCGCGCTGCGTCGGCGAGCCGTGGACCAGCACGTCCGCACCGCAGGCAGCGGCGAAGTCGACCAGCCGCTTGAGCACGTCCACCGTGCGTGCATGCTGTGCGGGGTCGGCCGTGGCGATCGACAGCCCGTCGGGCTTGGCGAGCAGCCAGTGCAGGCTGGCGAGCACGATGCCGTGATCGGCCGCGATGCGGCGCAGCCGCCGGCCGTCGGCTGCGCCGAGGCGCGAAGGGTCTTCCGCCAGCGTGAAGGGCGCCAGCTCGAGGCCGGCGTAGCCCAGCGCGGCGGCCGTCGCGCATTGCGATTCGAACGGCAGGTGCCGCAGCACCTCGTTGCACAGCGCGAGCTTCATGACACGGCCCTCCAGCGCACCAGCGCCTTTGCCCGCGACCAGCTTGCGTGGACCATGCGGTTGAAGGCCGGCACATACATCAGCATGGTGAAGATCGTGATGAAGGCGAGCAGCGCGCAGATCGGCCGTGCGAGGAACGGCGTGAAGTCGCCATTGGACAGCGTGAGCCCGCGGCGCAGGCTCTTGTCGAGGATGTCGCCCAGCACGAGGCCCAGCACGAACGGAGGAATCGGGTAGCCGTGGCGGCGCAGGAAGAAGGCGCCCACGCCGATGATGAGCATGAGGTACACGTCGAACAGGCGCGAGGCGATCGCGTACGAGCCGACGGTGCACAGCACGAAGATGACCGGCATGATGATCACGCGGGGGATGCGCACGATCGCCAGCAGCGGCTTCACGAGGAACAGCCCGAAAAAGAGCATGGCGAGCGTCGCCATCAGCGTCATCGCAACGACGTCGTAGACGAACTGCGGCTGGTTCACCATCAGCATCGGACCCGGCTGGACGCCGTGGATGATCATCGCGGCCATCAGCACGGCCGACGGAGCCGAACCGGGGATGGCGAGCGCGAGCGCCGGGATGATGCCGCCCGGGATGGACGCGTTGTCGCCGGTCTCGGCCGCGATGAGCCCCTCGACCGAACCCTTGCCGTACTTCTCCTTTTCCTTGCTGGCGCGCCTTGCTGCCGCATACGAGGACCATGCGGCCATGTCTTCGCCGACCCCGGGCAGGATGCCGACGTACACGCCGATCACGCCGGAGCGCAGGATGGTCTTCCAGTAGACCAGCACGTCGCGAAGTCGCGGCAGCACCGAGTCGACGGCATTGATGGTCGCGCGGCTGGCCGGCTCGGCCAGCACGGTGAGGATCTCGGAGAAGCCGAAGGCGCCGATCAGCGCGGGGATCAGCGACACGCCGCCTTCGAGGTCCTTGATGCCGAACGTGAAGCGGTTCACCGCGTGGATGCCGTCCTGTCCGATCAGCGTCGCGAACAGCCCGAGAAATCCCATGAGCCAGCCCTTGACCGGATCGGAGCCGGCGATGCTGCCGGACATCATCACGCCGAACAGCGCCAGCCAGAAGAATTCGAAGGCGCCGAACGCGAGTGCCACTTCGCCGAGCGTGGGGGTCAGCAGTGCCAGGCAGACCACGCCGAACAGCGAGCCGACCACGGAGCCGGTGGTGGCGATGCCCATCGCGCGGCCGGCCTGTCCCTGCCTGGCAAGCTGGTGGCCGTCGAGGCAGGCCGCCGCATTCGCCGCCGTGCCGGGGATGTTGAGCAGGATGGCCGTGCGGCTGCCGCCATAGATCGTGCCGACGTAGGCACAGATGAGGATCAGGATCGCGTCGTTGGGCGGCATCTTGATCGTCAGCGTGGTCAGCAGCGCGATCGCCAGCGTGGCCGACAGACCCGGCATGCAGCCGATCAGGATGCCGAGCAGCGTCGCTCCCAGCGCATACAGCAGCGGCCAGAACGATGCGAAGCCGAGCAGCGAATGGCCCAGCATGCGAAGGCCGTCAAGCATGGAACCGATGTCTCATGGGAATCCCTTCGGGGGCCGTGCGGGCTCAGGGAAGACGGACCAGGAACAGCTGCTCGAAGACGAAAGGCACTGCCAGGCCTGCGGCCACCGCGACCGCGGCGGCGACCAGGAGCCCGCGGACCACCTGCCCGCTGCGACGCCGTTCATGCCACTGCAGCAAGGCGATGTGCCCGAACAGGTACAGGATGGCCGCGACGCCGAACGGCACGCCGTGCCCCACCAGGCCAGCGGCGAAGCCGAGGCACAGCAGCATCGTCATCGCGATGCGCCGGCGTTCCCCGGGCTCGCCGGTCTCGGGCACCGAGACCTGCTTGGCACGGCGAATCCGCAGCGAGATCAGCACGCCAGTGGCCGCGATCAGCAGGCCCAGGATGCCCGGCAGAAGGCCGGGCGCGGCGAACCATTCGACGCCCTGCGATTGCAGACGCTCCGTGCGCAGTGCGCCGACGGTGAT
The Piscinibacter sp. XHJ-5 DNA segment above includes these coding regions:
- a CDS encoding tripartite tricarboxylate transporter TctB family protein; amino-acid sequence: MLEPASEDRVVPPSTDRIDGPLWVVVGAAITVGALRTERLQSQGVEWFAAPGLLPGILGLLIAATGVLISLRIRRAKQVSVPETGEPGERRRIAMTMLLCLGFAAGLVGHGVPFGVAAILYLFGHIALLQWHERRRSGQVVRGLLVAAAVAVAAGLAVPFVFEQLFLVRLP
- a CDS encoding tripartite tricarboxylate transporter permease: MLDGLRMLGHSLLGFASFWPLLYALGATLLGILIGCMPGLSATLAIALLTTLTIKMPPNDAILILICAYVGTIYGGSRTAILLNIPGTAANAAACLDGHQLARQGQAGRAMGIATTGSVVGSLFGVVCLALLTPTLGEVALAFGAFEFFWLALFGVMMSGSIAGSDPVKGWLMGFLGLFATLIGQDGIHAVNRFTFGIKDLEGGVSLIPALIGAFGFSEILTVLAEPASRATINAVDSVLPRLRDVLVYWKTILRSGVIGVYVGILPGVGEDMAAWSSYAAARRASKEKEKYGKGSVEGLIAAETGDNASIPGGIIPALALAIPGSAPSAVLMAAMIIHGVQPGPMLMVNQPQFVYDVVAMTLMATLAMLFFGLFLVKPLLAIVRIPRVIIMPVIFVLCTVGSYAIASRLFDVYLMLIIGVGAFFLRRHGYPIPPFVLGLVLGDILDKSLRRGLTLSNGDFTPFLARPICALLAFITIFTMLMYVPAFNRMVHASWSRAKALVRWRAVS
- a CDS encoding sugar phosphate isomerase/epimerase family protein, whose amino-acid sequence is MKLALCNEVLRHLPFESQCATAAALGYAGLELAPFTLAEDPSRLGAADGRRLRRIAADHGIVLASLHWLLAKPDGLSIATADPAQHARTVDVLKRLVDFAAACGADVLVHGSPTQRAPGPGQSIDDALARVEAGLAELAPHAGAAGVVYCIEPLGPFETPVINTLAQAVALVDRIDSPALRTMLDVSAASHAEDDDAPALLRRYLPSGHIAHVQLNDHNRRGPGQGDTPIVPILQALRELDYRGWMAVEAFDYHPDAIGCAAFSGGFVRGVMQALGSVR